The Streptomyces sp. cg36 genomic interval CGTCCGGTATCCGGTACAGGGGTTCCGTGACGGGTCCCCGTCCCCTAGATTTCGTGCGCATTACAACAGGTGAGCACAGTGAGGGGACGCAGCCACCATGCCGGACACAACGCAAGTGCGGAGAGCGGTGATCACGCCGGTGCGCGTGGTCATCGCGATCTGTCTGATCGCGCCCTTCGTGGCGATGCTCTGGGTCGGTTCGTACGCGAAGGCCGACCCGGCCCTCGCCGGGATCCCGTTCTTCTACTGGTACCAGATGCTGTGGGTGGTCATCTCGACCGCGCTCACCATGCTCGCGTACAAGCTGTGGCAGCGCGACCAGCAGGGCCGCAAGGCGGGTGAGGGCAAGTGACTCTCGCAGCTGGCGACGGTGTCAACGGCGTCGCGCTCGGCGTCTTCATCTTCTTCTTCCTGGCCGTCACGGTCATCGGCTTCCTGGCCGCCCGCTGGCGCCGGGCCGAGAACGAGCACAGCCTGGACGAGTGGGGCCTGGGCGGGCGCTCGTTCGGCACCTGGGTCACCTGGTTCCTGCTCGGCGGCGACCTCTACACGGCGTACACCTTCGTCGCGGTCCCGGCGGCGGTGTACGCGGCGGGTGCGGCCGGGTTCTTCGCGGTGCCCTACACCATCCTCGTCTATCCGCTGATCTTCACCTTCCTGCCCCGCCTGTGGTCGGTCTCGCACAAGCACGGCTATGTGACGACCTCGGACTTCGTGCGCGGCCGGTTCGGCTCCAAGAGCCTGTCGCTGGCGGTCGCGGTCACCGGCATCCTGGCCACCATGCCGTACATCGCGCTCCAACTGGTCGGCATCCAGGCGGTGCTGGACGTGATGGGCATCGGCGGCTCCGGCAACTGGTTCGTCAAGGACCTGCCGCTGCTGATCGCCTTCGCGGTGCTCGCCGCGTACACCTACTCCTCGGGGCTGCGCGCCCCCGCACTGATCGCGTTCGTGAAGGACACGCTGATCTACATCGTCATCCTGGTGGCGATCATCTACATCCCGATCAAGCTCGGCGGCTTCCACGACATCTTCGCCGCGGCCCGCCACAAGTTCGAGACGCCCAACGCGGCCGGGAAGCCCACGGGCGCGCTGGTGCCCGGTGAAGCGGGCCAGTGGACGTACGCCACGCTCGCCCTCGGCTCGGCGCTGGCGCTCTTCATGTACCCGCACTCGATCACGGCGACCCTCTCCTCCCGCAGCCGCAACGTCATCCGCCGCAACACCACGATCCTGCCCCTGTACTCCCTGATGCTGGGGCTGCTCGCGCTGCTCGGCTTCATGGCGATCGCGGCCGGGGTCAAGGTCAAGAACGGCCAGCTGGCGATCCCGCAGCTGTTCGAGGACATGTTCCCGGACTGGTTCGCGGGCGTGGCCTTCGCGGCGATCGGCATCGGCGCGCTCGTCCCGGCGGCGATCATGTCGATCGCAGCCGCGAACCTGTTCACCCGCAACATCTACAAGGACTTCATCAAGCCGGACGCCACGCCGAAGCAGGAGGCCCAGGTCTCCAAGTTCGTCTCGCTCCTGGTGAAGGTGGGCGCCCTGGTCTTCGTCCTGACCATGGACAAGACGGTCGCGATCAACTTCCAGCTGCTCGGCGGCATCTGGATCCTGCAGACCTTCCCGGCGCTGGTCGGCGGTCTGTTCACCCGCTGGTTCCACCGCTGGGCGCTGCTCGCGGGCTGGGCGGCCGGCATGCTCTACGGCACGCTCGCCGCGTACGGGGTGGCCTCCCCCACCCAGAAGCACTTCGGCGGCAGCTCCAAGGAGATCCCGGGCATCGGTGAGATCGGCTACATCGGCCTCACCGCGTTCGTCCTGAACGTCGCCGTCACCGTCGTCCTCACGGTCGCCCTGCGGGCCCTGAAGGCCCCCGACGGCGTCGACGAGACCTCCCCGGAGGACTACACGGCGGACGCCGGCGAGCCCGGCGTACAGACCGAGCTGCCCCCGGCGACGGCGGGCTCCGCGCACTGAGCCGACCCTTCACCGAACGCACACGGGCCGCCGGGAATCCCGGCGGCCCGTTGTCGCGTTCCGGGAAGGCGAGTTGACGCTCTGCCACGCGATGATTTCACCGCGACACAACATGTGGGGGTGGAGTCGGAACCCGGCACAAGATGTATGCTCGTCATCGCTGTCGACGCAGGGGAATCCGGTGCAAATCCGGAACTGTCCCGCAACGGTGTACTGGTGTGCATACGCGCACTTTGTTCAGTCCGAGGTCCTGCCGACAGCGCACCCTGGGCCATCCGGTCCGGGTGCCCAGACGTCCGGGCCTCGCGGAATGGGCAGGTGGACGCGACGTACCCCCGATGGGGTGTGTTCGTGTGCCCGCACCCTCCCCCAAGGCCCCGTGCCGAGCGAGGAGTGCCCCCACGTGACCATCGCCCCTGCGGATCCCGCTTCAGCGATCGCCGACGAGCAGGCGGACGCCCCCGGGACCGCCCTGCTGCGGACCCTGACCGACCTCACCGCCGATCTGCCGGACACCGACCCCGGCCGTGTCGCCGCCGCCGCGCTGCGCGGCCGGAACGCGCGCTCGGACGAGGCGGAGCTGCGTGGGCTGGCCACCGAGGCCGCCGCCGGCCTCATCTCCGAGGACCCGGCGTACTCCCGTCTGGCCGCCCGGCTGCTGACGATCACGATCGCCGAGGAGGCCGCGACCCAGGGTTCGGTCTCCTTCGCCCGGTCCGTCGCCGTCGGCCACACCGAGGGCCTGATCGCCGACCGCACCGCCGACTTCGTCGCGCTGCACGCGGCCCGGCTGGACGCCTTGGTCGACGCCTCCC includes:
- a CDS encoding DUF3311 domain-containing protein is translated as MPDTTQVRRAVITPVRVVIAICLIAPFVAMLWVGSYAKADPALAGIPFFYWYQMLWVVISTALTMLAYKLWQRDQQGRKAGEGK
- the mctP gene encoding monocarboxylate uptake permease MctP, encoding MTLAAGDGVNGVALGVFIFFFLAVTVIGFLAARWRRAENEHSLDEWGLGGRSFGTWVTWFLLGGDLYTAYTFVAVPAAVYAAGAAGFFAVPYTILVYPLIFTFLPRLWSVSHKHGYVTTSDFVRGRFGSKSLSLAVAVTGILATMPYIALQLVGIQAVLDVMGIGGSGNWFVKDLPLLIAFAVLAAYTYSSGLRAPALIAFVKDTLIYIVILVAIIYIPIKLGGFHDIFAAARHKFETPNAAGKPTGALVPGEAGQWTYATLALGSALALFMYPHSITATLSSRSRNVIRRNTTILPLYSLMLGLLALLGFMAIAAGVKVKNGQLAIPQLFEDMFPDWFAGVAFAAIGIGALVPAAIMSIAAANLFTRNIYKDFIKPDATPKQEAQVSKFVSLLVKVGALVFVLTMDKTVAINFQLLGGIWILQTFPALVGGLFTRWFHRWALLAGWAAGMLYGTLAAYGVASPTQKHFGGSSKEIPGIGEIGYIGLTAFVLNVAVTVVLTVALRALKAPDGVDETSPEDYTADAGEPGVQTELPPATAGSAH